Within Deinococcus sp. Leaf326, the genomic segment GCAGGCGTCTAGACTGTGGTTTATGACTGGGGTGAAGTCGTAACAAGGTAACTGTACCGGAAGGTGCGGTTGGATCACCTCCTTTCTATAGGCTCCGCATTCTCCCTCTCTTCTGTCAACTCCCGCAGCTTCGGCTGCGTGCGATATACACTGCTCCGCCCCACCCCCGCCTCAAGCGGGGGTGGGGCTTTTTGTCATTGCCTCTTAGCCGATCCGGCTACGGCTCCGCTACAGTGGGCACATGATGTCCTTCGAACAGGCCCAGCAGGAAGTTCAGACTCTCGGTAAGAAACCCGGTAATGACGTACTGCTCAAGCTTTACGCCCTCTACAAGCAGGGGGTGACAGGAGATGTCCAGGGGGAACGGCCTGGGGGCTTCGACTTCGTCGGTGGCGCCAAGTACGACGCCTGGAAGGCCCTGCAGGGAATGCCGACCGACCAAGCCCAGCAGGAATATGTGGCCCTGGTCGAGATGCTCAAGGCCCGTACCTGACCCCGGTCCCGGGCCACAGCGGAGAAGTGAGGGCCACTCCGGCTCTCTCTTCTCCGGCCTGATACAGTGCCGATGTGAGCGATCAGGTAGCGGGCCCTCCCGAATCCCTGGGTGAGACGGCGTCGGCCAAGCGCCGCATGCGCGAACTGGCCTCGGCCTACGCCGCGCGTGTTCCCAGTCTGGATGCCCATGGGTTGGTTGACGGTCTCGACGGTGTGCAGCTGCGCTTCATGCCGATGGGCCAACGTGACGGGGCCTACGATCCCGAACACCATGTCATCCTCATCAACAGCCAGGTGCGGCCGGAGCGTCAGCGCTTCACGCTCGCCCACGAGATCAGCCACGCGCTGCTGCTGGGTGACGACGACCTCCTGAGCGATCTGCATGACAGCTTTGAGGG encodes:
- a CDS encoding acyl-CoA-binding protein encodes the protein MSFEQAQQEVQTLGKKPGNDVLLKLYALYKQGVTGDVQGERPGGFDFVGGAKYDAWKALQGMPTDQAQQEYVALVEMLKART